Proteins encoded within one genomic window of Bacillus thuringiensis:
- a CDS encoding HlyD family secretion protein, producing the protein MNQFRRMVIINIITLIVLVGGGIGGYYYYNQAENYLKTDNAKIDGKVIPIASPVAGKLTDWKAEVGKNYNENDKLGAVTVAAANGEQTVDVTIPQNATVVQSNATTNAFVGAGSPIAYAFDMNNLWVTANIEETDVDDVQKGQDVDVYVDAYPDTTLTGKVEQVGLTTANTFSMLPSSNATANYTKVTQVVPVKISLDHSKSVNIVPGMNVTVRIHK; encoded by the coding sequence ATGAATCAGTTTCGAAGAATGGTGATTATCAACATTATCACATTAATTGTACTAGTTGGCGGCGGCATTGGCGGTTATTACTATTACAATCAAGCGGAAAATTATTTAAAAACAGACAATGCAAAAATTGATGGAAAGGTAATTCCGATTGCTTCACCAGTGGCAGGTAAATTAACTGACTGGAAAGCTGAAGTAGGTAAGAATTACAACGAGAATGATAAATTAGGTGCTGTTACTGTAGCGGCAGCTAATGGAGAACAAACAGTAGATGTAACAATTCCACAAAATGCAACAGTTGTACAATCAAACGCAACAACAAATGCTTTCGTTGGAGCTGGTAGCCCGATTGCTTACGCATTCGATATGAACAATTTATGGGTAACAGCAAACATTGAAGAAACAGATGTTGATGATGTTCAAAAAGGTCAAGATGTAGATGTGTATGTAGATGCATACCCAGATACAACGTTAACAGGAAAAGTAGAACAAGTTGGCTTAACAACAGCGAACACATTCTCTATGTTGCCATCAAGCAACGCAACAGCGAACTATACGAAAGTAACACAAGTAGTACCAGTTAAAATTTCTTTAGATCATAGCAAATCAGTAAATATTGTTCCTGGAATGAATGTGACAGTTCGTATTCATAAGTAA
- a CDS encoding TetR/AcrR family transcriptional regulator: MSIKNTNDPRVKRTRQLIQDAFVALVGEKGFENVTVQHIAERAPVNRATFYSHYHDKYDLLDKSIEEMLEKLTEVIKPKNRNKEDFQLTFDSPHPSFFALFEHIAENANFYNVMLGDKAAGNYTYKMMKAIQTHLTLSLSISQPNDEKLMVPRDILISYVTGAHLGMIMSWLKRGMIYTPHFMAMQLTRLIILGAHTAAGLERPF; the protein is encoded by the coding sequence ATGTCTATTAAAAATACAAATGATCCACGTGTAAAACGGACGAGACAACTCATACAGGATGCTTTTGTCGCTTTAGTAGGCGAAAAAGGGTTTGAAAATGTAACTGTTCAACATATTGCAGAACGTGCTCCTGTAAATCGCGCTACGTTTTATAGCCATTACCACGATAAATATGACTTATTAGACAAAAGCATTGAAGAAATGTTAGAGAAGCTAACAGAGGTTATTAAACCGAAAAATAGAAATAAAGAAGATTTTCAACTTACATTTGATTCACCACATCCAAGTTTCTTTGCCTTGTTCGAACATATTGCAGAAAATGCGAATTTTTATAACGTCATGCTTGGTGATAAAGCTGCTGGAAACTATACGTATAAGATGATGAAAGCAATTCAAACACATTTAACATTAAGCCTCTCTATTTCACAACCTAACGATGAAAAACTAATGGTTCCACGTGATATTCTCATTAGTTATGTTACTGGTGCTCACCTCGGGATGATTATGTCATGGCTAAAAAGAGGAATGATATATACCCCGCATTTTATGGCCATGCAATTAACTCGTTTAATAATTTTAGGGGCTCATACTGCAGCTGGATTAGAACGACCTTTTTAA